One segment of Thermococcus sp. AM4 DNA contains the following:
- a CDS encoding glycerate kinase, protein MVVSELISAALKAADPYLAVIEALRFRKGTLSIGGESFPVCGRVHVLAVGKASCRMAKAVFETLPRELIGETLVVTKHGYAIDCEGIEARIIEAGHPIPDENSLLAGKLGLELAEKVGRDDILLTLISGGGSALFVYPAEGVSLEDLIRTNELLLRSGATIREINTVRKHLSKVKGGRLAKAVKGTVVSLIVSDVVGDEISSIASGITSPDPTTYRDAYEVLVRRGIWDRVPESVRRVIERGMRGEIEETPKELGNVHNFLIAGNSKACEAVARKAEELGFNSTVITTTLEGEAKEVALAVGSIIEEIVKRDRPLKKPAVLVFGGEWTVTVGDAKGLGGPNQEFALSIARKIAGLNVTVVAFDTDGTDGPTDAAGGIVDGGTLKRLEEAGVDVEEALRDHDSYRALERAGALLKTGPTGTNVNSMVIAIIPDPSIPSGGTGLRGPELSQGR, encoded by the coding sequence ATGGTCGTGAGCGAGCTCATCAGCGCCGCCCTTAAGGCTGCCGATCCCTATTTGGCCGTGATTGAGGCCCTCAGGTTTCGGAAAGGGACTCTCTCCATTGGCGGCGAGAGTTTTCCGGTGTGCGGAAGGGTCCACGTTCTCGCGGTTGGTAAGGCCTCCTGCAGGATGGCGAAAGCGGTCTTCGAGACCCTTCCCCGTGAGCTGATCGGAGAAACGCTTGTGGTTACAAAGCACGGCTACGCTATAGACTGCGAGGGAATTGAAGCGAGGATAATCGAAGCAGGTCACCCTATTCCGGATGAGAACTCCCTGTTGGCCGGAAAGCTGGGCCTTGAGCTCGCGGAGAAGGTTGGTAGAGACGATATCCTTCTCACCCTCATCTCGGGAGGTGGAAGCGCTCTCTTCGTTTACCCTGCTGAAGGGGTAAGCCTCGAAGACCTCATCAGGACGAACGAGCTCCTTTTGCGGAGCGGGGCGACGATAAGGGAAATCAACACCGTCAGAAAGCACCTGTCTAAGGTCAAGGGAGGAAGGCTTGCGAAGGCCGTGAAGGGAACCGTGGTAAGCCTAATCGTCTCGGACGTCGTTGGCGATGAAATCAGCTCGATAGCGTCCGGAATAACTTCCCCGGACCCGACAACTTACCGCGACGCCTACGAAGTCCTCGTGAGGCGCGGAATCTGGGACAGAGTCCCGGAGAGCGTGAGAAGAGTCATCGAGCGGGGCATGCGCGGGGAAATCGAGGAGACACCGAAGGAACTCGGCAACGTCCACAACTTCCTAATCGCGGGCAACTCAAAGGCGTGTGAGGCCGTCGCAAGGAAAGCTGAAGAGCTCGGCTTCAACTCGACGGTGATAACAACCACACTGGAAGGCGAAGCTAAGGAAGTCGCTTTGGCGGTCGGCTCGATAATAGAGGAGATAGTGAAGCGGGACAGGCCTCTCAAAAAGCCCGCCGTCCTTGTCTTCGGGGGCGAGTGGACGGTGACCGTTGGGGATGCGAAGGGCCTCGGCGGGCCCAATCAGGAGTTCGCGCTGAGCATCGCCCGGAAAATAGCGGGACTCAACGTTACCGTTGTGGCCTTTGACACCGATGGAACGGACGGGCCGACCGACGCGGCCGGGGGAATAGTGGATGGAGGTACTTTGAAAAGGCTTGAGGAAGCGGGCGTTGACGTTGAGGAGGCCCTCAGAGACCACGACAGCTATCGCGCTCTCGAAAGGGCCGGCGCGCTTCTCAAGACCGGCCCGACCGGGACGAACGTGAACTCGATGGTCATAGCGATTATACCAGATCCTTCCATTCCCTCTGGAGGTACAGGATTGCGAGGGCCAGAATTATCACAGGGCCGTTGA
- a CDS encoding diacylglycerol/polyprenol kinase family protein, with product MGLSKRELIRKLWHVSPGILGAPIILFTPRWVTLLVVWSLAFLYTLQHLKLLRGWKFTVPVADLSYRTMAREDERDNFLGSFLFWVTMGIICTVFPKVSALGALWVSTFGDCFNAITGQALGGPRIPWNPRKTLIGSATMFIVSVLALWGAHRVLSLDPSWGIIAGVALVATALESLPLRSAYDEFTVPFATALLLWLAYGGPLLSPVW from the coding sequence ATGGGATTGAGCAAGAGGGAGCTAATAAGAAAGCTCTGGCACGTTTCGCCCGGAATCCTCGGGGCGCCGATAATACTCTTCACGCCGAGATGGGTCACTTTACTCGTCGTCTGGTCGCTGGCTTTCCTCTACACGCTCCAGCACCTCAAGCTCCTCCGGGGATGGAAGTTCACCGTTCCGGTAGCTGACCTCAGCTATCGAACGATGGCGCGGGAAGACGAGCGTGACAACTTCCTCGGAAGCTTCCTCTTTTGGGTGACGATGGGAATCATCTGCACGGTCTTTCCAAAGGTTTCTGCCCTGGGAGCGCTCTGGGTCTCGACCTTCGGCGACTGCTTTAACGCCATAACCGGGCAGGCCCTCGGCGGACCGAGGATTCCTTGGAACCCTCGGAAGACCCTAATCGGAAGCGCAACGATGTTCATTGTTTCAGTTCTGGCCCTCTGGGGTGCACACAGGGTCCTCTCGCTCGACCCGAGCTGGGGCATTATCGCAGGCGTCGCCCTCGTCGCCACTGCCCTTGAGAGCCTTCCCCTCCGCTCGGCCTACGACGAGTTCACGGTTCCCTTCGCGACAGCTCTCCTCCTGTGGCTCGCTTACGGCGGACCCCTGCTGTCGCCGGTGTGGTGA